The Streptomyces durmitorensis genome contains the following window.
CGCGGACGACCGCGTGGGCCGCGGTGACCTCGGGCCGAGCACCGGCCGCGTGCCCACGCAGGGCCGTCCGGCCATACCGCGCCAGCGCAAGGAGCCGGAGCGGGGCGTCGGGGCGAAGGTGACCAGCGGCGACATCTCGGCCCTGCGCTCCGTCGGCGAGCTCTTCCGCGCGCTCGACCACGCGTACGGCGGCGGGCACGCCCGGCAGGCCCTGGTGCGCTATCTGGAGCACGAGGCCGAGCCGATGCTGCGCGGCTCGTACGGCGAGCAGGCCGGGCGGCGGCTCTTCGCGGCCGCCGCCGACCTCACCCGGCTCGCGGGCTGGACGTCGTACGACATCGCGGCGCACGGTCTCGCCCAGCGCTACTACGTCCAGGCGCTGCGGCTCTCGCAGGCGGCGGGCGACCGTGCGTACGGCTCGTACGTCCTGGTCACGATGAGCCGCCAGGCCGTCTACCTCGGGCACGGCAGAGAGGCGGTGCAGCTGGCGCGGGTGGCCCAGCAGGGCGTCGGCTCCTCCGCGCCGCCCGTCGTGCAGGCCCTGCTGCACGCGGTCGAGGCGCGCGGGCACGGCGTGCTCGGCGAGGTGCGGGCGTGCACGGCGTCGATGGTGCGCGCCGAGCGCGCCCTGGAGACCGCGCGGCCCGGCGACGAAGTCCCCTACTGGGCGCGCTTCTTCGACGAGGCGCAGCTCGCGGACGAGTTCGGGCACTGCCACCGGGACCTCCAGCAGTACCGCGTGGCCGCTCAGCACGCGGAGCGCTCGCTCCAGCTGCGCGCCCCCGGGTACGCCCGCAGCCGCCTGTTCTGCCGGGTGGTGCTCGCCTCGTCGCGGCTTGGCCTCGGCGAGCTGGAGCAGGCCTGCCAGCTGGGCGCGGAGGCGGCGCAGGCGGCGGGTGAGATGCGCTCGGTGCGAGCGGTGGAGTACGTACGCGACTTCGAGCGGCGGCTCGAGCCGTACCGCGACGCGGCGGCGGTGCGCGGCTACCGCGACCGGGTGGCGGCGCTGGGCTGAGTGTCCATACCGGACTGATGTGCGAGGTAAGGGGCGGGCCTGCGCAGGCCCGCCCCTTACCTGTGTGCTCCACGCGGGTCAGCGCAGGCGCTCGACCTCGTCGGGGGACAACGCCTCGTCCCACGTGGTGAGTTCGTCGAGGTCGCCCCGCAGGCTCGCCTTCTCCGTCCCGATGGACCGCAGCGGCAGGGGGATCGACGCCGCGACGGACCCGACCCGCTCACCGTCGGCGTACAAGGTGGTGTGCCCCGGGGTCGTCACCCACGTCAGCCGCGTCCAGCGGTCAAGGGGCAGCGTGAAGTCGAAGCTGTGGTCGGCCTCGCCGTACCGCGTGAAGCCGACCTTCCCGGTGCCGTGCTGCATCAGCTTCAGCGCGCCAGCCCTGGAGCTGAGCAGCACCTGGTCCCCGGTCCTTGCCGTCGGACGGACCTGCACCGACACGGTCCACGGCTCGGCGACGTCGAGACCGCCGAAGCCCACGCCGTCCCGGTCGGAGTCGAAGCGCCAGGCCTGGCCGCGCACGCCTGCCACCGGGGTGGGGTTGTTGATGATGTACGAGGTGCCGGGCAGGGCGCCCGCCACGTCCTCGGCGATGATCGTGTTGCCGGGACTGCCCGCGTACGTCCAGCCGCTGGGGTACGAGGCGTCGTCGAACGTCCAGTGGTGGCTCGGCCGGCCCTCCACCCGTGGCGGCACCGGCGCGGGCGTCGTGCCCGGCGGGTCACCGATGCGGGCGGCGCGGGCCCTGAAGTCGGCGAGCGTGTCCGGCGTCGTGGACTTGTTCCAGGTGCGGTCGGCGAGGATCGCGCGGGCGCCCGCCATGCTCTTCTCGAAATAGCCGTCGTCGGCCCAGAAGTTGTAGTCGGCCCAGTTGGTGACGCCGGAGCCGAGCATGTCCGGGTCGGAGTTCGGCGCCCAGCTGTCGTACATCCAGGGCTCGTCCGGATACAGGTGGTGGTAGTTGTTCGGGGTGTCGTAGAACGGGCCGATGGCGATCTCGTCGTGCCCCGGGATCTCCGGCTCGGCGCCCGTGCCCTCCCAGGTGAGGAAGACGACGGGGGCGTGGACCTTCTGCTGGGGCGCGGCCAGGTGCTCGGAGCCGTTGTAGACCGCCGTGCGCTTGCCGTGCGAAGTGACCACGTCGTCCAGGGTGTTGATGTAGCGGTTGAGCAGGTCGCCGAGCGTGGACACGTCGGGCGCGCTCGCCAGATGGTTCTTCACCCGCGGGCACTCGGCCAGCTGACCGGGGACCTCCTCCGCGCCGATCGAGAACAGCGGTGCGTCGAACCAGCCCGCGAACTCGTCGACGATCTCCTTCGACTTCGCGATCGCCTTGTCGCTGGTCATGTCGATGATCCAGTCGGGCGTGAGGTGCGAGTGCGTGTGCGCGCCCGTGCAGGCGTCGGCGCCCGATCCGAAGCCGATGCCGAAGGCCTCGCTGATCACGGTGGCGTGGCCGGGGAGTTCGAGGCCGGGCATCAGCTGGACGTGATGGCGGGCCGCGAAGGTCTTCAGGCGCTCGATGTCGGCGCGGCTGTAGCTGTGGTCGGGGTCGGCGAGGCCCGGGAACTTCGGGCTGTGGAGGCGGAAGCCCTCGGACTCGGAGAGGTGCAGGAAGAGGGTGTTGAGCTTCTGGTCGCCCATCCTGCGGATCAGATTCTCCAGGTAGGAGATCTTCCAGTACTTGCGGCCCGCGTCGAGGTGCACCATGCGGATGGCCTGCGCGGGGCGGTCGGTGGAGCGGGCGCGGGGGACGGCGCGGTGGTCGTCGGCCGTGGAGCGCAGGAGCTGGAGGAGCGTGCGGGTGCCGTAGTAGAGGCCGTGGGTGGAGGCGGCCTCTACGCGGATGGGGCCCGCGCTGTCGAAGCGGTAGCCCTCGGCGCCGAGGTCCCCCTTGGCGGTGAGGCCGAGCGTGATGTCGCCGTCGGCGGGGCGGCCCTGGCTGGGGGCGATCCGGGGGGTGATGCCGGTGACCTGCTTGATCTCCGTACGGAGCTGGGTGGCGAGTTTGCGTACGGACTGGTGTGCGGGGCCCGGGAATTCACTGCGGCCCGAGGGGAGCGCGGTGGTGGATCCGGCGCGCGGGTCGATCAGGATGCGGGTGCGCTCGGTGAGTCGCGTGCGGCCGTCGAGTGCGGTCCAGTCGGTGGGGCGGGGGACGACGGAGGGCGCTGCGGTCTCCGTGGCTGCTGTGTCATCTGTGTCATCTGTGGCGGCTGTGGCGGTCGGCAAAGATAGACCTCCTATGAATAGGCCGAGGATGAGCGATATCACCGGCATGGTGCGACGCACGTGAGCCTCCTGCGGCTTGGCGATCCGGAGGGGACCGTAGCCGTGGGGTACCCGTGTGGCAAGGGGAGTTGCAGGGGTGGGTGAGGTTCGGTGGGTCCTACGAAGTGGGCGTGCGGGAAGGCGGAAGCCCTCGCGTGGGGGCGCGAGGGCTTCCAGGGGATGTGGCATATAGGTCGGATGGATCGGTCTGGTCAGGCGGCAGTGTCAGCCGGGGGCAGCCGGGGGCAGCCGGGGTCAGCCAGGGCGTCAGGCCGCCATCGGTAACTGCCCCGTCCCGTGCGCGGGGTCCACGCCGAAGTCCGCGAGCGCGGCCCGCGCCGCGCGACGGCCCGAGTA
Protein-coding sequences here:
- a CDS encoding regulator, whose protein sequence is MTERPPQRTPNRQLASLISEAGFSNAGLARRVDQLGLEHGLDLRYDKTSVTRWLRGQQPRGTTPALIAEVFTRRLGRRLSAQDLGLDACAPVYAGLEFAASPEEAIDIVGGLWRKDSGSHAELRKIAFTPAGLVVPSRDWLIGRADDRVGRGDLGPSTGRVPTQGRPAIPRQRKEPERGVGAKVTSGDISALRSVGELFRALDHAYGGGHARQALVRYLEHEAEPMLRGSYGEQAGRRLFAAAADLTRLAGWTSYDIAAHGLAQRYYVQALRLSQAAGDRAYGSYVLVTMSRQAVYLGHGREAVQLARVAQQGVGSSAPPVVQALLHAVEARGHGVLGEVRACTASMVRAERALETARPGDEVPYWARFFDEAQLADEFGHCHRDLQQYRVAAQHAERSLQLRAPGYARSRLFCRVVLASSRLGLGELEQACQLGAEAAQAAGEMRSVRAVEYVRDFERRLEPYRDAAAVRGYRDRVAALG
- a CDS encoding family 20 glycosylhydrolase: MPTATAATDDTDDTAATETAAPSVVPRPTDWTALDGRTRLTERTRILIDPRAGSTTALPSGRSEFPGPAHQSVRKLATQLRTEIKQVTGITPRIAPSQGRPADGDITLGLTAKGDLGAEGYRFDSAGPIRVEAASTHGLYYGTRTLLQLLRSTADDHRAVPRARSTDRPAQAIRMVHLDAGRKYWKISYLENLIRRMGDQKLNTLFLHLSESEGFRLHSPKFPGLADPDHSYSRADIERLKTFAARHHVQLMPGLELPGHATVISEAFGIGFGSGADACTGAHTHSHLTPDWIIDMTSDKAIAKSKEIVDEFAGWFDAPLFSIGAEEVPGQLAECPRVKNHLASAPDVSTLGDLLNRYINTLDDVVTSHGKRTAVYNGSEHLAAPQQKVHAPVVFLTWEGTGAEPEIPGHDEIAIGPFYDTPNNYHHLYPDEPWMYDSWAPNSDPDMLGSGVTNWADYNFWADDGYFEKSMAGARAILADRTWNKSTTPDTLADFRARAARIGDPPGTTPAPVPPRVEGRPSHHWTFDDASYPSGWTYAGSPGNTIIAEDVAGALPGTSYIINNPTPVAGVRGQAWRFDSDRDGVGFGGLDVAEPWTVSVQVRPTARTGDQVLLSSRAGALKLMQHGTGKVGFTRYGEADHSFDFTLPLDRWTRLTWVTTPGHTTLYADGERVGSVAASIPLPLRSIGTEKASLRGDLDELTTWDEALSPDEVERLR